In one window of Hymenobacter nivis DNA:
- a CDS encoding DUF4199 domain-containing protein codes for METTTTTPITTTAAGLRYGLLTGLVSIIFTFVLFAIGQEGNSGLASIAFAILIIGIVLAHKAFKATNEGYMSYGQGLGIGVLAGGINGFLSTVFSYVYRTFIDPDMVARMMDQMRTKLEAAGSMSEAQIEQMVNASTKYTTGAIGLAIGIVSGFFMGLVFSLVIAAITKNARPEFE; via the coding sequence ATGGAAACGACTACTACTACCCCAATAACAACTACCGCCGCTGGCTTGCGCTACGGCTTGCTCACGGGCCTGGTGAGTATCATTTTTACGTTCGTCCTATTTGCCATTGGCCAAGAGGGTAACAGTGGGCTGGCATCGATAGCATTCGCCATTTTGATTATTGGAATTGTACTGGCACACAAGGCCTTTAAGGCGACCAATGAAGGGTATATGTCCTACGGCCAGGGGCTGGGCATTGGGGTGCTGGCAGGCGGAATAAATGGCTTCCTATCGACGGTGTTTAGTTACGTTTACCGCACTTTCATCGATCCTGACATGGTTGCGCGCATGATGGATCAAATGCGGACCAAGCTCGAAGCGGCGGGGAGTATGAGCGAAGCGCAAATTGAACAGATGGTTAATGCCAGTACGAAGTACACGACGGGAGCGATTGGGCTGGCGATAGGCATCGTCAGTGGTTTTTTCATGGGCCTGGTGTTTTCGCTGGTCATTGCCGCCATTACCAAAAACGCCAGACCTGAATTTGAATAA
- a CDS encoding glycosyltransferase family 2 protein, which translates to MNKSLAPFPVELSIVIPLLNEAESLPELTRWIARVLTAQGLSYEVLLIDDGSTDDSWAVIEELAARDAALRGIRFNRNYGKSAALNVGFQAVRGRVVCTMDADLQDSPEELPELYRMITEDKFDLVSGWKQKRYDPLSKTIPTKLFNGATRWISGIPLHDFNCGLKAYDQRVVKSIEVYGEMHRYIPVIAKWNGFRKIGEKVVQHQERKYGVTKFGLERFVYGFLDLASITFVSRFRRRPMHFFGTLGALSFFLGMMMTLWLTGEKVYLSLHNLHARNVTDQPLFFLSLTAVIIGVMLFLSGFLAEMVQLNGSQRNDYLVRDTIR; encoded by the coding sequence TTGAATAAGTCCCTTGCGCCTTTTCCGGTGGAGCTGTCCATCGTTATTCCACTGCTGAACGAGGCCGAATCGTTGCCGGAGCTCACGCGCTGGATTGCGCGGGTGCTGACGGCGCAGGGCCTGAGCTATGAAGTGTTGCTGATTGACGACGGCTCGACGGACGATTCGTGGGCGGTGATTGAAGAGCTGGCGGCCCGCGACGCTGCCCTGCGCGGCATCCGCTTCAACCGTAATTACGGCAAGTCGGCGGCCCTGAACGTGGGCTTCCAGGCGGTTCGGGGGCGGGTGGTGTGCACAATGGACGCCGATTTGCAGGACTCGCCGGAGGAGCTGCCCGAGCTGTACCGCATGATAACGGAGGACAAGTTTGACCTGGTGAGCGGCTGGAAGCAGAAGCGCTACGACCCGCTGTCGAAAACTATTCCCACCAAGCTCTTCAACGGGGCCACGCGCTGGATTTCGGGCATTCCACTGCACGATTTCAACTGCGGCCTCAAGGCCTACGACCAGCGGGTGGTGAAAAGCATTGAGGTGTACGGCGAAATGCACCGCTACATTCCCGTCATCGCCAAGTGGAATGGCTTCCGCAAGATTGGCGAGAAGGTGGTACAGCATCAGGAACGTAAGTACGGCGTGACTAAATTTGGTCTGGAGCGCTTCGTCTACGGCTTTTTGGACCTGGCCAGCATCACGTTTGTGAGCCGGTTTCGGCGGCGGCCGATGCACTTTTTTGGCACGCTGGGGGCCCTGTCGTTTTTCCTCGGCATGATGATGACGCTGTGGCTGACGGGTGAAAAAGTGTACCTGTCGCTGCACAACCTGCACGCCCGCAACGTGACCGATCAGCCACTGTTCTTCCTATCGCTCACGGCCGTTATCATCGGCGTGATGCTGTTTCTGTCGGGTTTTCTGGCTGAGATGGTGCAGCTCAACGGCTCGCAGCGCAACGATTACTTGGTGCGCGATACCATCAGGTAG